The genomic window GCACCATGACAGCACGATGACCCAAAGCCTGTGCGCCGAGCTCAAACCCGGTGAAATCGCCGTGTTCGACAAGGCCTACAACAAGTTCAAGCATCTTTTCGAGCTGACGGTGCGCGGTGTCTGGTGGGTTGGCCGGGCGAAGGACAACATGCAGTACAAGGTGGTGCGCACCCTCGAAACCACCGGGCACAAGCGCATCCTGCGCGACGAGGTCATCGAGATGGTGGTCGAAGCATCGAAGAAAGCCTATCCGTGCGAGTTGCGCCGGGTCGTGGCGCTGGTCGAGATTAACGGCAAGGATGTCGAAATCGCCTTCATCACCAATCACCTGGAGTGGAGCGCGTGGACGGTCGCCGAACTCTACCGTTGCCGCTGGGACATCGAGGTGTTCTTCAAGGAGATCAAGCAGACGCTCCAACTCTCCGACTTCCTGGGCTACAGCGCCAACGCCGTGCGCTGGCAGATCTGGATGGGGCTGCTGGTCCACCTGCTGATGCGCTGCCTCGCGTTCATGCACGGATGGGAGCACAGCTTCAAGCGGCAGTTCACTGTTGTGCGCGCGGTGCTTTGGCGCCGGTGGAACCTGCCCGCCTTGCTGGATTCCTATGGGACAGCCAAACCGCCCGGCCGCATACGGGGTGCGCCGGAACAGGCGTATCTGCCGGGGTTTGTCTAAGAGCTGTGGGACAGCCATATGCACAAAGCGCGGAACCATGGTTAACCTTCAACAAAAAATCGGAATTGACTAAATGAATCGGACATCAGAAACCTTAACAAAAACGGGGTTTTACTCTCCGTCAGCACCACCTATGGGATGAATGTGAAGTAAAGGCAAAAATGCTATTGACGATCTAAAGACTCCTCTGATATCCAAGGTAGTATGGAAAGGAGGTGATAAATAATGGACGAAAAAGACATATTCACAAGAGCAGTCGATGCGTATTTCCAAAAATTTGGGGAACATGCACCTGCCCCGTCAGACCCTACGACCATCAACGAAGGCGGAAAGGACTATGTAGTGTTGGAAAACACTTACGGACTCCTCGCTGTCTACGAGATCGTGGATGACAACACCCTGAAATGGTCGGATTATCTTCCGGAAGGATATTCGGAAGATGACGATCAGCGTAATGGTTAGTTGCGCTGATTCTTGGAAACAGCCCCTCCTCAAAGCAAAGCGAAGCAATATCGGAAGGCGCTGTCGGAACGACAGAAATTTGTTATTTCTCCCGCTTGGATCGTAGATGGAACCAAGTCCCAACGAAGTTATGACCGCATATAATGCAGGCTTAATTTGGGCATCCCTACGCCATTAATTTGATCAGAGACATTTAGATGTAATGTATAGGGAGTGTTAGGACAATGGGTGCATGTCACGACCAGGGCAAAGTGGATGAAGAGGTCCTCGGTTGGGGTTCGAAAAAGAACTCGAAGCACTCAAGGTCGAACAGCAAAAGAACGACAGGACCGCCTAGCGACTAACCCTCGCTGATGTAAAGGCTATCCTGCAGGATGACCTTATGTTGTCGCCTTCAAATCCTCGGCGATGGCGGCAGGCGGCCTCCAGGTCTTTGGTGATTTCGAGGGCGAGGATATCCGGCAACGAAGTATTCTTTTTTCTAGGCATCCGGTATTTATCCAAAAAATGTGCGAAAAAGAAAAGAATTCAATCATCATAGATGCCCATGATGCCCACATGCAACAGCCAAGAAAGAATGCAACCGAAATGCAACGCACAAGCGACTTTTATGGCCATTTCATGCCGCTAATGCATCATTTATCATAAAATCATGTAGGCACAAAAAAACCTCCAACCCGTTAAGGATCAGAGGTTAAAGGTGGTGGCGACTCCCAGAATCGCCTCACAAAACCGATTTTAACCTGTCACATCACACTTATAGCTAACACGTTACGTTGTTTTTCCGATCACCATAAAACGATCTAACAACACCGAATGTGTATCATGTGTGTGTCCCACTCGAAAGCCTAAACTGAGACACCAAACGTACAATCAACCGCCTCATAATTATCGATGGTGATATGCCTGGTAAAGTTGGAGCCGCGTATCGAACTCCTGCTGATTCCTGCCACAGCAGGCGTTGACGGTTGGCATTAAGCTACCTGACTCAGCTGCCGACGTCTCCTTTCCCGCTCTGCCCTCTTCTTATCCTGACCCTCCATCCTCTTCCGAAGTCTCAGATCAACTTTATGAGGATTATCCGGAAAACCGTCGCAGTCTTGCAACTCCCCCTTACAGAACCGATCCCAGATTTTTGAATACCAGTAGTCCACCGCCGTAATCGCCAGGTCCAGGTCATACCTTTCCTTCAGCCAGACCTGTATGCTTTCATGTCCTTTACCCCCGCTTATCAGGCCCGCTGTCAGATGCTCGACTAAATCGACTATCATTTCCTCGGTAAGTGCAGGTTGGCGGGTAGGCCTGTAGTTGTTTTTCTCCAATGCCCAAGTACCACCCTCCCGCCAGCGCCTTACCCAGTTTGTTACACTCGCCCGGCTACACCCGACTAGCTCTGCGATTTCATCGGTAGTGTACTTTCCTGACAAGGCATAAAGGATGACCTGGTACCGACGCTTTGCCTTCCAGTTTTTCTGGAAATGAGCATCGTCGATATGATCAAGAAGGTCTTCACGGGAGTAGGTACTGGAGGTGATTTTAAGTTTCGGTCTCATAATGATGAATTATAGTAAAACAGCATGCTACGAGCACACAATCTCTACAGAGAAATTCGCCGTTATCGCCTCTTATAGGTCGTTCATTGCTACTTTAACGTTCGATATATACTCATCAAGTAAACGAATACGCGGAAGCCAGCATAGGTATCGTTAAGAAACAATGCCTTAACCACTTCATCTGCTTCAGTCTGGATCATCTAAATCACATTAACAAAGAGTGGCTTAATTACTATAACAACCACCGTCCTCATCAGG from Pontiella desulfatans includes these protein-coding regions:
- a CDS encoding IS4 family transposase — its product is MKKQHKHKPAGHRYTTLKQLCNLIPGHMVSSLAQKHGVDIQSRTYTPWSHVVSLLYAHFSHALGLNDVCDALQMNAAALSTIRGAVPPSRNNLSHANKIRNADMAEELYWCMMKHLMDTVPGFAKGKVRRGYLRRFSKTIHALDSTTIQLVANCMDWAKHRRRKAAAKCHLRLDLQSFLPRCAIIDTAKHHDSTMTQSLCAELKPGEIAVFDKAYNKFKHLFELTVRGVWWVGRAKDNMQYKVVRTLETTGHKRILRDEVIEMVVEASKKAYPCELRRVVALVEINGKDVEIAFITNHLEWSAWTVAELYRCRWDIEVFFKEIKQTLQLSDFLGYSANAVRWQIWMGLLVHLLMRCLAFMHGWEHSFKRQFTVVRAVLWRRWNLPALLDSYGTAKPPGRIRGAPEQAYLPGFV
- a CDS encoding helix-turn-helix domain-containing protein, producing the protein MRPKLKITSSTYSREDLLDHIDDAHFQKNWKAKRRYQVILYALSGKYTTDEIAELVGCSRASVTNWVRRWREGGTWALEKNNYRPTRQPALTEEMIVDLVEHLTAGLISGGKGHESIQVWLKERYDLDLAITAVDYWYSKIWDRFCKGELQDCDGFPDNPHKVDLRLRKRMEGQDKKRAERERRRRQLSQVA
- a CDS encoding integrase core domain-containing protein, which codes for MYTHQVNEYAEASIGIVKKQCLNHFICFSLDHLNHINKEWLNYYNNHRPHQGVDIGNKILRPDFQPTDKGVIKREQRLGGVISYCYREAA